In the genome of Triticum urartu cultivar G1812 chromosome 5, Tu2.1, whole genome shotgun sequence, one region contains:
- the LOC125556226 gene encoding uncharacterized protein LOC125556226, with product MNREFANVIVRDYGCKFYSLLRVNLKQHLFHRSAAAAEKASNNKKGLPSAIPSLEPLPEHKINFSTPPKMEGATDFHFFSLLKGQAEGRVMFAPTCGNAVMYDIDIDAVVAMPDTNFCKQRDSISLSMTRPGSQDDDEQHYVLSKEPRNVLFEVLEYGRNGSARGPSAGIERRWHWQHLPSPPMRGPYLPDLHRRAVFHPSAAAVVDETTLCVSSVDAGAYAFDTVKGEWRQAGSWALPFHGAAEYVPELGLWFGVNAAVGNTHHCLGAFDLSSWPPVEHRTWNYLDPLSDKWSTWQRHLLNLGSGKFCIATSFQNIQWRTPCNAAGYPLHGLDDEMVVNDLTILTGVEVVRCGDGLKMINHKSKRFEGIEIHCML from the coding sequence ATGAATCGTGAGTTTGCCAACGTGATAGTGCGCGATTACGGCTGTAAATTTTATTCGCTGCTCCGGGTCAACCTCAAGCAGCATCTCTTCCACCGCTCAGCAGCAGCCGCGGAAAAGGCGAGTAACAACAAGAAGGGATTACCGTCGGCGATCCCGAGCTTGGAGCCTCTGCCCGAGCACAAGATCAACTTCTCGACGCCGCCAAAGATGGAGGGCGCGACGGACTTTCACTTCTTCTCCCTGCTCAAAGGGCAGGCAGAGGGCCGTGTCATGTTCGCCCCCACTTGCGGCAATGCCGTGATGTACGACATTGACATAGACGCCGTCGTTGCCATGCCCGACACTAACTTCTGCAAACAGAGGGACTCAATCTCCTTGTCCATGACCAGGCCTGGGAGCCAAGACGACGACGAACAGCACTATGTCTTGAGCAAAGAACCGAGGAATGTCTTGTTTGAGGTCTTGGAGTACGGGAGGAACGGCTCCGCCAGGGGTCCATCCGCTGGGATTGAACGGAGGTGGCACTGGCAACATCTGCCCTCGCCGCCGATGCGTGGACCATACCTGCCTGACCTCCACAGGAGAGCGGTCTTCCACCCCTCCGCGGCGGCGGTGGTCGATGAGACCACTCTGTGTGTGTCGTCTGTGGACGCCGGAGCCTATGCCTTTGACACGGTGAAAGGTGAGTGGAGGCAGGCTGGAAGCTGGGCGCTGCCCTTCCATGGCGCCGCGGAGTACGTCCCTGAGCTTGGCCTCTGGTTTGGCGTCAATGCTGCCGTCGGCAACACCCACCACTGTCTGGGTGCCTTCGACCTGTCTTCCTGGCCACCCGTGGAGCACCGCACCTGGAACTATCTCGATCCGTTGTCCGACAAGTGGTCGACATGGCAGAGGCACCTACTCAaccttggctcaggcaagttctGCATCGCCACCAGCTTTCAAAATATCCAGTGGCGCACACCATGTAATGCAGCAGGCTACCCTTTACACGGGCTAGATGATGAGATGGTGGTCAATGACCTTACCATCTTGACGGGCGTCGAGGTTGTGCGTTGTGGCGACGGGCTCAAGATGATCAACCACAAGTCTAAACGTTTTGAAGGCATTGAAATCCACTGCATGCTCTGA